The following proteins come from a genomic window of Populus alba chromosome 12, ASM523922v2, whole genome shotgun sequence:
- the LOC118044779 gene encoding uncharacterized protein isoform X2: MNSSRQGSYATFPSRPLSWSIGVKLKPHVTTLQMFGRTDMCFSVKRSLLLSAGAFALGPKVKLLRISAFKGSAQNDESGGRTNGSKVSKNYVKLSYVPKENGETIISSSKVHTVPVSYTSEANDRIAGSPAINKLFKKWLSMLPTQTPSQDADEILEGPPPREELQQAQNTTQNKERGEIVKLVWCRFLILDATIKIPILTFIPLVLAINVIYGAGVSKELTPLWILGPLIVAIYIKLFQGLWTLYVFSFRQIVKLIKNAPAYYLVASGYIRQGKLKDDMQVHVLQPVLHIQNLDRKEFSRKKTKELQEWLTEKYLDYVESIWPYYCRAIRFLKKANLI; this comes from the exons ATGAATTCAAGTCGACAG GGTTCTTATGCAACATTTCCTTCAAGGCCTTTATCATGGAGCATAGGGGTGAAGTTGAAGCCACATGTAACGACACTTCAGATGTTTGGAAGAACAGATATGTGTTTCTCAGTAAAACGCAGTCTTCTTTTAAG TGCAGGGGCTTTTGCTCTTGGACCCAAAGTGAAGCTTTTGAGAATTTCAGCATTTAAGGGTAGTGCACAAAATGATGAATCAGGAGGCAGAACGAATGGATCCAAAGTTTCCAAAAATTATGTTAAACTTTCTTATGTGCCAAAAGAAAATGGGGAGACCATAATCAGCTCTTCAAAGGTGCACACTGTTCCAGTTTCCTATACTTCTGAAGCAAATGACAGAATCGCAGGATCTCCtgctattaataaattattcaagaaaTGGCTGAGCATGTTGCCCACGCAGACACCAAGTCAAGATGCAGATGAGATTCTGGAAGGACCTCCTCCAAGAGAAGAATTGCAACAAGCTCAAAATACCACCCAAAATAAGGAAAGAGGTGAGATTGTAAAGTTGGTTTGGTGTCGCTTCCTGATTCTGGATGCAACAATAAAGATACCCATACTAACATT CATCCCTTTGGTCCTGGCCATCAATGTGATATATGGAGCTGGAGTGTCAAAAGAATTGACTCCATTGTGGATTTTGGGGCCCCTGATTGTTGCCATCTACATCAAGTTATTCCAGGGCTTGTGGACTCTCTATGTCTTCAGCTTTAGGCAGATagttaaattaatcaagaatGCACCTGCCTACTACCTTGTCGCCTCTGGCTATATCAGACAGGGGAAGCTCAAAGACGACATGCAAGTTCATGTGTTGCAACCTGTGCTACACATACAGAACTTAGACCGCAAagagttttcaagaaaaaagacaaaggaATTGCAAGAGTGGTTGACGGAGAAGTACCTAGATTATGTGGAATCTATATGGCCCTACTATTGTAGGGCAATCAGGTTTTTAAAGAAGGCTAATCTGATTTAA
- the LOC118044779 gene encoding uncharacterized protein isoform X3: MEHRGEVEATCNDTSDVWKNRYVFLSKTQSSFKCFHSAGAFALGPKVKLLRISAFKGSAQNDESGGRTNGSKVSKNYVKLSYVPKENGETIISSSKVHTVPVSYTSEANDRIAGSPAINKLFKKWLSMLPTQTPSQDADEILEGPPPREELQQAQNTTQNKERGEIVKLVWCRFLILDATIKIPILTFIPLVLAINVIYGAGVSKELTPLWILGPLIVAIYIKLFQGLWTLYVFSFRQIVKLIKNAPAYYLVASGYIRQGKLKDDMQVHVLQPVLHIQNLDRKEFSRKKTKELQEWLTEKYLDYVESIWPYYCRAIRFLKKANLI; encoded by the exons ATGGAGCATAGGGGTGAAGTTGAAGCCACATGTAACGACACTTCAGATGTTTGGAAGAACAGATATGTGTTTCTCAGTAAAACGCAGTCTTCTTTTAAG TGTTTTCACAGTGCAGGGGCTTTTGCTCTTGGACCCAAAGTGAAGCTTTTGAGAATTTCAGCATTTAAGGGTAGTGCACAAAATGATGAATCAGGAGGCAGAACGAATGGATCCAAAGTTTCCAAAAATTATGTTAAACTTTCTTATGTGCCAAAAGAAAATGGGGAGACCATAATCAGCTCTTCAAAGGTGCACACTGTTCCAGTTTCCTATACTTCTGAAGCAAATGACAGAATCGCAGGATCTCCtgctattaataaattattcaagaaaTGGCTGAGCATGTTGCCCACGCAGACACCAAGTCAAGATGCAGATGAGATTCTGGAAGGACCTCCTCCAAGAGAAGAATTGCAACAAGCTCAAAATACCACCCAAAATAAGGAAAGAGGTGAGATTGTAAAGTTGGTTTGGTGTCGCTTCCTGATTCTGGATGCAACAATAAAGATACCCATACTAACATT CATCCCTTTGGTCCTGGCCATCAATGTGATATATGGAGCTGGAGTGTCAAAAGAATTGACTCCATTGTGGATTTTGGGGCCCCTGATTGTTGCCATCTACATCAAGTTATTCCAGGGCTTGTGGACTCTCTATGTCTTCAGCTTTAGGCAGATagttaaattaatcaagaatGCACCTGCCTACTACCTTGTCGCCTCTGGCTATATCAGACAGGGGAAGCTCAAAGACGACATGCAAGTTCATGTGTTGCAACCTGTGCTACACATACAGAACTTAGACCGCAAagagttttcaagaaaaaagacaaaggaATTGCAAGAGTGGTTGACGGAGAAGTACCTAGATTATGTGGAATCTATATGGCCCTACTATTGTAGGGCAATCAGGTTTTTAAAGAAGGCTAATCTGATTTAA
- the LOC118044779 gene encoding uncharacterized protein isoform X4, translating to MAFVTHQMQGSYATFPSRPLSWSIGVKLKPHVTTLQMFGRTDMCFSVKRSLLLSAGAFALGPKVKLLRISAFKGSAQNDESGGRTNGSKVSKNYVKLSYVPKENGETIISSSKTPSQDADEILEGPPPREELQQAQNTTQNKERGEIVKLVWCRFLILDATIKIPILTFIPLVLAINVIYGAGVSKELTPLWILGPLIVAIYIKLFQGLWTLYVFSFRQIVKLIKNAPAYYLVASGYIRQGKLKDDMQVHVLQPVLHIQNLDRKEFSRKKTKELQEWLTEKYLDYVESIWPYYCRAIRFLKKANLI from the exons ATGGCATTCGTGACCCATCAGATGCAG GGTTCTTATGCAACATTTCCTTCAAGGCCTTTATCATGGAGCATAGGGGTGAAGTTGAAGCCACATGTAACGACACTTCAGATGTTTGGAAGAACAGATATGTGTTTCTCAGTAAAACGCAGTCTTCTTTTAAG TGCAGGGGCTTTTGCTCTTGGACCCAAAGTGAAGCTTTTGAGAATTTCAGCATTTAAGGGTAGTGCACAAAATGATGAATCAGGAGGCAGAACGAATGGATCCAAAGTTTCCAAAAATTATGTTAAACTTTCTTATGTGCCAAAAGAAAATGGGGAGACCATAATCAGCTCTTCAAAG ACACCAAGTCAAGATGCAGATGAGATTCTGGAAGGACCTCCTCCAAGAGAAGAATTGCAACAAGCTCAAAATACCACCCAAAATAAGGAAAGAGGTGAGATTGTAAAGTTGGTTTGGTGTCGCTTCCTGATTCTGGATGCAACAATAAAGATACCCATACTAACATT CATCCCTTTGGTCCTGGCCATCAATGTGATATATGGAGCTGGAGTGTCAAAAGAATTGACTCCATTGTGGATTTTGGGGCCCCTGATTGTTGCCATCTACATCAAGTTATTCCAGGGCTTGTGGACTCTCTATGTCTTCAGCTTTAGGCAGATagttaaattaatcaagaatGCACCTGCCTACTACCTTGTCGCCTCTGGCTATATCAGACAGGGGAAGCTCAAAGACGACATGCAAGTTCATGTGTTGCAACCTGTGCTACACATACAGAACTTAGACCGCAAagagttttcaagaaaaaagacaaaggaATTGCAAGAGTGGTTGACGGAGAAGTACCTAGATTATGTGGAATCTATATGGCCCTACTATTGTAGGGCAATCAGGTTTTTAAAGAAGGCTAATCTGATTTAA
- the LOC118044779 gene encoding uncharacterized protein isoform X1, whose product MAFVTHQMQGSYATFPSRPLSWSIGVKLKPHVTTLQMFGRTDMCFSVKRSLLLSAGAFALGPKVKLLRISAFKGSAQNDESGGRTNGSKVSKNYVKLSYVPKENGETIISSSKVHTVPVSYTSEANDRIAGSPAINKLFKKWLSMLPTQTPSQDADEILEGPPPREELQQAQNTTQNKERGEIVKLVWCRFLILDATIKIPILTFIPLVLAINVIYGAGVSKELTPLWILGPLIVAIYIKLFQGLWTLYVFSFRQIVKLIKNAPAYYLVASGYIRQGKLKDDMQVHVLQPVLHIQNLDRKEFSRKKTKELQEWLTEKYLDYVESIWPYYCRAIRFLKKANLI is encoded by the exons ATGGCATTCGTGACCCATCAGATGCAG GGTTCTTATGCAACATTTCCTTCAAGGCCTTTATCATGGAGCATAGGGGTGAAGTTGAAGCCACATGTAACGACACTTCAGATGTTTGGAAGAACAGATATGTGTTTCTCAGTAAAACGCAGTCTTCTTTTAAG TGCAGGGGCTTTTGCTCTTGGACCCAAAGTGAAGCTTTTGAGAATTTCAGCATTTAAGGGTAGTGCACAAAATGATGAATCAGGAGGCAGAACGAATGGATCCAAAGTTTCCAAAAATTATGTTAAACTTTCTTATGTGCCAAAAGAAAATGGGGAGACCATAATCAGCTCTTCAAAGGTGCACACTGTTCCAGTTTCCTATACTTCTGAAGCAAATGACAGAATCGCAGGATCTCCtgctattaataaattattcaagaaaTGGCTGAGCATGTTGCCCACGCAGACACCAAGTCAAGATGCAGATGAGATTCTGGAAGGACCTCCTCCAAGAGAAGAATTGCAACAAGCTCAAAATACCACCCAAAATAAGGAAAGAGGTGAGATTGTAAAGTTGGTTTGGTGTCGCTTCCTGATTCTGGATGCAACAATAAAGATACCCATACTAACATT CATCCCTTTGGTCCTGGCCATCAATGTGATATATGGAGCTGGAGTGTCAAAAGAATTGACTCCATTGTGGATTTTGGGGCCCCTGATTGTTGCCATCTACATCAAGTTATTCCAGGGCTTGTGGACTCTCTATGTCTTCAGCTTTAGGCAGATagttaaattaatcaagaatGCACCTGCCTACTACCTTGTCGCCTCTGGCTATATCAGACAGGGGAAGCTCAAAGACGACATGCAAGTTCATGTGTTGCAACCTGTGCTACACATACAGAACTTAGACCGCAAagagttttcaagaaaaaagacaaaggaATTGCAAGAGTGGTTGACGGAGAAGTACCTAGATTATGTGGAATCTATATGGCCCTACTATTGTAGGGCAATCAGGTTTTTAAAGAAGGCTAATCTGATTTAA